From the genome of Polyodon spathula isolate WHYD16114869_AA chromosome 14, ASM1765450v1, whole genome shotgun sequence, one region includes:
- the LOC121327130 gene encoding SPRY domain-containing SOCS box protein 4-like → MGQKISGSIKSVDAREPAFQPVKRELHGPDFSKPARLDMLLDMPPAPMDVQLKHSWNNEDRSLNIFVKEDDKLTFHRHPVAQSTDCIRGRVGYTRGLHVWQIHWPTRQRGTHAVVGVSTAEAPLHSVGYTSLVGSNGESWGWDLGRNKLYYNSKNQPGLTYPVFLEPDESFVLPDTLLVVLDMDEGTLSFIVDGQYLGVAFRGLKGKKLHPIVSAVWGHCEITIRYINGLDPEPLPLMDLCRRSVRLALGRDRLQEIESLPLPQSLKNYLQYQ, encoded by the exons ATGGGACAAAAAATCTCAGGGAGTATAAAGTCTGTGGATGCGAGGGAACCTGCATTCCAGCCGGTCAAACGGGAGCTCCATGGTCCCGACTTCTCCAAACCCGCCCGGCTGGACATGCTGCTGGACATGCCTCCGGCCCCCATGGACGTCCAGCTGAAACACTCCTGGAATAACGAGGACCGCTCGCTCAACATCTTCGTCAAGGAGGACGACAAACTGACCTTCCACAGGCACCCAGTGGCCCAGAGCACAGACTGCATCCGGGGCCGGGTAGGCTACACCAGGGGGCTGCACGTCTGGCAGATCCACTGGCCCACGCGGCAGAGAGGGACGCACGCTGTGGTGGGAGTGTCCACGGCTGAAGCCCCCTTGCACTCGGTGGGCTATACCTCACTAGTAGGCAGCAACGGCGAGTCGTGGGGCTGGGACCTGGGGCGTAACAAGCTGTACTATAACAGCAAAAACCAGCCTGGACTTACGTACCCTGTGTTTTTGGAGCCGGACGAGTCGTTTGTGCTGCCGGACACTTTGTTGGTGGTTTTGGACATGGACGAGGGGACGCTGAGTTTTATAGTGGACGGGCAGTATCTGGGAGTGGCTTTCAGAGGACTCAAAGGAAAAAAACTGCATCCGATCGTTAGTGCTGTATGGGGTCACTGTGAAATTACAATACGATACATCAACGGACTTGATC CGGAGCCTCTTCCCTTAATGGACTTGTGCCGGAGATCAGTCCGCCTAGCGCTCGGCAGAGATCGGCTGCAGGAAATAGAATCGCTACCCTTGCCTCAGTCCCTGAAGAATTATTTACAGTACCAGTAA